A part of Aquibium oceanicum genomic DNA contains:
- the nth gene encoding endonuclease III gives MQKPKTKNAAPRTAKRPSAKRRRKCAYSPDEVREIFRRFAVQRPEPQGELEHVNPFTLLVAVVLSAQSTDAGVNKATRALFSVADTPERMLELGEERVGEHIRTIGLWRNKAKNVIALSQALIRDHAGEVPGDRDLLVKLPGVGRKTANVVLNMAFGQPTMAVDTHIFRIGNRLGLAPGKTPEEVEAGLLAVIPVEYMRHAHHWLILHGRYVCKARKPECQSCVIADLCKAAEKTNAIPAPLVPLGPIPEASL, from the coding sequence ATGCAAAAGCCCAAGACCAAAAACGCCGCACCCCGCACGGCGAAACGACCCTCCGCGAAGAGACGGCGAAAGTGCGCCTATTCGCCCGATGAAGTCCGCGAGATTTTCCGCCGCTTCGCCGTCCAGCGGCCGGAGCCGCAGGGCGAACTGGAGCACGTGAACCCGTTCACCCTGCTCGTCGCCGTCGTGCTTTCGGCACAGTCGACGGATGCCGGCGTCAACAAGGCGACGCGCGCGCTCTTTTCCGTCGCCGACACGCCGGAACGGATGCTGGAACTGGGCGAGGAGAGGGTGGGCGAGCACATCCGCACCATCGGGCTCTGGCGCAACAAGGCGAAAAACGTCATCGCGTTGTCGCAGGCGCTGATCCGCGACCACGCAGGCGAGGTGCCCGGCGACCGGGACCTCCTCGTCAAACTTCCAGGCGTCGGACGGAAGACGGCGAACGTCGTGCTCAACATGGCGTTCGGACAACCGACCATGGCCGTCGACACGCATATCTTCAGGATCGGAAATCGCTTGGGGCTGGCGCCGGGCAAGACCCCGGAGGAGGTCGAGGCCGGGTTACTGGCGGTGATCCCGGTCGAATATATGCGCCACGCGCATCACTGGCTGATTCTGCACGGACGCTACGTTTGCAAGGCGCGCAAGCCGGAGTGCCAAAGCTGCGTCATCGCCGATCTTTGCAAGGCCGCCGAGAAGACGAACGCAATCCCCGCGCCGCTTGTGCCGCTCGGTCCGATACCCGAGGCGAGCCTCTGA
- the ptsN gene encoding PTS IIA-like nitrogen regulatory protein PtsN, with protein MDLSDLIEVPAIMPALKANSKKQLLQLMAEKASEITGIAEREIFDTILQRERLGSTGVGNGIAIPHGKLPGVKEITGVFARLDHPVEFEALDDQPVDIVFLLLAPEGAGADHLKALSRIARVLRDSEMVAKIRGTKDAAAIHTFLASTPASHAA; from the coding sequence ATGGATCTGAGCGATCTGATCGAGGTTCCGGCGATCATGCCGGCCTTGAAGGCCAATTCCAAGAAACAGCTCCTGCAGCTGATGGCCGAGAAGGCGAGCGAGATCACCGGGATTGCCGAGCGCGAGATCTTCGACACCATCCTGCAGCGCGAGCGGCTCGGATCGACCGGGGTCGGCAACGGCATCGCCATCCCGCACGGCAAGCTGCCAGGTGTGAAGGAGATCACCGGCGTCTTCGCGAGGCTGGACCATCCGGTGGAGTTCGAGGCGCTCGACGATCAGCCGGTCGATATCGTGTTTCTGCTGCTTGCGCCGGAAGGCGCGGGCGCCGACCACCTCAAGGCCCTGTCGCGCATCGCGCGGGTCTTGAGGGATTCCGAAATGGTGGCGAAAATCCGCGGCACAAAGGATGCGGCGGCGATCCACACCTTCCTCGCGTCGACCCCCGCTTCGCACGCAGCCTGA
- the rpsU gene encoding 30S ribosomal protein S21, translated as MQVHVRDNNVDQALKVLKKKMQREGVFREMKARRSYEKPSEKRAREKAEAVRRSRKAARKLAQREGIIASPKKKPRAPRPGMRPAPSAANATH; from the coding sequence TTGCAAGTACATGTGAGAGACAACAACGTCGACCAGGCACTCAAGGTGCTCAAGAAGAAGATGCAGCGGGAAGGCGTCTTCCGAGAAATGAAAGCCCGCAGATCCTATGAGAAGCCATCCGAGAAGCGTGCCCGCGAAAAGGCGGAAGCTGTCCGGCGGTCGCGCAAGGCGGCCCGCAAGCTGGCTCAGCGCGAAGGGATCATCGCAAGCCCCAAGAAGAAGCCGCGCGCTCCCCGTCCGGGCATGCGTCCCGCGCCTTCGGCCGCGAACGCGACGCACTGA
- a CDS encoding DUF1330 domain-containing protein, with protein sequence MPKAYWIAHVDVRDPERYKDYVATAKPAFEKYGANFLARGGTYEAMEGRGRGRNVVIEFPSLQAARDCYNSAEYQAAKAIRQTVADAEMVIVEGYEG encoded by the coding sequence ATGCCCAAAGCCTACTGGATTGCCCATGTCGACGTGCGCGACCCCGAGCGGTACAAGGATTACGTGGCGACCGCCAAGCCGGCCTTCGAGAAGTACGGCGCGAATTTCCTGGCGCGTGGCGGCACCTACGAAGCCATGGAAGGCCGCGGGCGCGGCCGCAACGTGGTGATCGAGTTTCCCTCGCTGCAGGCGGCGCGCGACTGCTACAACTCGGCCGAATACCAGGCGGCCAAGGCGATCCGCCAGACGGTGGCCGACGCCGAGATGGTCATCGTGGAGGGCTACGAAGGCTGA
- a CDS encoding GNAT family N-acetyltransferase encodes MRPARPDDIEALIEAETAAAKLFGEHGYPQLAEEAPPSPAALEESLDRHDVIVAADDADRAIGYAMALVIGDTYWLCELSVHPAHGRRGVGTALLSAFLDAARRCGCRRAGLSTFRRVPFNAPFYARHGFVESGADEADSALRDRFQREVPDGIDPSERVMMLRVL; translated from the coding sequence CTGCGCCCCGCGCGGCCGGACGACATCGAGGCGCTGATCGAAGCCGAGACGGCGGCTGCGAAGCTCTTCGGCGAGCACGGCTACCCGCAACTCGCGGAGGAGGCGCCGCCGTCGCCGGCAGCTTTAGAGGAGTCTCTCGATCGGCACGACGTCATCGTCGCCGCCGATGATGCCGACCGCGCGATCGGCTATGCGATGGCGCTCGTGATCGGCGACACCTACTGGCTGTGCGAGCTCTCCGTTCACCCGGCGCATGGGCGCCGTGGCGTCGGGACGGCGCTGCTGTCGGCATTCCTGGACGCAGCCCGCCGGTGCGGCTGCCGCCGGGCGGGGCTGTCGACCTTTCGGCGCGTTCCCTTCAATGCGCCTTTTTATGCGCGGCACGGGTTCGTCGAATCCGGCGCCGATGAAGCGGATTCGGCCCTGCGGGATCGGTTCCAGCGGGAGGTTCCCGATGGCATCGACCCTTCCGAGCGCGTCATGATGCTTCGAGTGCTTTGA
- a CDS encoding Hsp20 family protein, whose product MSRMTPFSSPLLLGFDAMEKTLERVAKSGDGYPPYNIERLRGTNADGERLRITLAVAGFSEDDLEVTTEENQLVIRGKQTDDAEREYLHRGIAARQFQRSFVLADGMRVVGAELKNGLLSVDLDRPQPERLVRKINISVKD is encoded by the coding sequence ATGTCGCGCATGACGCCTTTTTCGAGCCCGCTTCTGCTCGGGTTCGATGCAATGGAAAAGACGCTCGAACGCGTCGCCAAGTCCGGGGACGGTTATCCACCCTACAACATCGAACGGCTGCGCGGGACCAACGCCGATGGTGAGCGGTTGCGCATCACGCTGGCCGTGGCCGGTTTCTCCGAAGACGACCTCGAGGTCACGACCGAGGAGAACCAGCTCGTGATCCGCGGCAAGCAGACGGACGACGCCGAGCGGGAGTACCTGCACCGGGGCATCGCCGCGCGGCAGTTCCAGCGCTCCTTCGTGCTCGCCGATGGCATGCGCGTGGTGGGAGCGGAACTGAAGAACGGGCTCCTTTCCGTCGATCTGGACCGTCCGCAGCCCGAAAGGCTGGTACGGAAAATAAACATATCGGTGAAAGACTGA
- the rpoN gene encoding RNA polymerase factor sigma-54, with product MALAAKLQLRQSQALVMTPQLMQSIRLLQFTHAELERFIDDEIERNPLLERRADEDDRPEPEAEPTPEREADGETEWFASDLDHNAERLSDRLDSSLENLYPDDPGIRDRLSPDLSLTWKSAMGSGGSAGEGFDLEDIAAAAVTLRDSLTEQIAFGFTEPLHRIIASELADSLDDSGYLRDDPAELAARLGVEASILETVLAACQNFDPPGLFARSLSECLAIQLKRLNRLDPAMRALLDNLDLLARRDFAALRRLCGVDEGDLIDMLGEIRALDPKPGAGFAGQGAETIVPDVIVRAAPDGTWAVELNPETLPRVLVDQTYLARVSAGARSSADKEFLSDCVQSASWLTRSLDQRARTIVKVASEIVRQQDAFLMNGIRHLRPLNLKTVAEAIQMHESTVSRVTANKYMQTPRGVFELRFFFTAAIASAEGGDAHSAQSVRHRIRQMIDEERASDVLSDDAIVDILKKSGIDIARRTVAKYREGMNIPSSVQRRREKRAMAGAI from the coding sequence ATGGCGCTCGCAGCGAAACTTCAACTGCGGCAATCGCAGGCGCTCGTAATGACGCCGCAGCTGATGCAGTCGATCCGACTGCTCCAGTTCACGCATGCCGAACTCGAGCGCTTCATCGACGACGAGATCGAACGCAATCCGCTTCTCGAACGTCGCGCCGACGAGGACGACCGGCCGGAGCCCGAGGCAGAACCGACCCCCGAGCGCGAGGCGGACGGCGAGACCGAGTGGTTCGCCTCCGATCTCGACCACAATGCCGAACGGCTCTCCGACCGCCTGGATTCGTCCCTCGAAAATCTCTACCCGGACGATCCGGGCATCCGCGACCGGCTCAGCCCCGACCTTTCCCTGACATGGAAATCAGCCATGGGATCGGGCGGGTCCGCCGGCGAGGGCTTCGATCTGGAGGACATCGCTGCCGCGGCGGTCACGCTGCGCGATTCACTGACCGAGCAGATCGCCTTCGGCTTCACCGAACCGTTGCACCGTATCATCGCATCCGAACTGGCCGATTCCCTGGACGATTCCGGCTATCTCCGAGACGATCCGGCGGAACTGGCGGCCCGTCTCGGGGTGGAGGCTTCCATCCTGGAAACGGTGCTCGCCGCCTGCCAGAACTTCGATCCGCCCGGCCTGTTCGCGCGCAGCCTCTCGGAATGCCTGGCGATCCAGCTGAAGCGCCTGAACCGGCTCGACCCCGCCATGCGGGCGCTCCTCGACAACCTCGATCTCCTGGCGCGGCGCGATTTCGCCGCGCTCCGGCGGCTTTGCGGAGTCGACGAGGGCGACCTGATCGATATGCTGGGCGAGATCAGGGCACTCGATCCGAAGCCCGGAGCGGGCTTCGCCGGACAGGGGGCCGAGACGATCGTTCCCGACGTGATCGTCCGTGCGGCTCCGGACGGCACATGGGCCGTGGAGCTCAATCCGGAGACCCTGCCGCGAGTTCTCGTCGACCAGACCTATCTGGCGCGGGTCTCCGCAGGGGCGCGGTCTTCGGCCGACAAGGAGTTCCTGTCCGACTGCGTGCAGAGCGCCAGCTGGCTGACGCGCAGCCTCGACCAGCGCGCCCGCACGATCGTCAAGGTCGCCTCGGAGATCGTTAGGCAGCAGGACGCCTTCCTGATGAACGGCATAAGGCATCTGCGTCCGCTCAACCTGAAGACGGTGGCCGAGGCCATCCAGATGCACGAATCGACGGTCAGCCGCGTGACCGCAAACAAATACATGCAGACGCCACGCGGCGTCTTCGAACTGCGCTTCTTCTTCACCGCTGCGATCGCGTCCGCGGAAGGCGGCGACGCGCATTCCGCCCAGTCCGTCCGCCACCGCATACGCCAGATGATCGACGAGGAAAGAGCTTCCGACGTGCTCTCCGACGACGCGATCGTCGACATCCTGAAGAAAAGCGGGATCGACATCGCCCGCCGAACGGTCGCCAAGTACCGGGAGGGCATGAACATTCCGTCCTCGGTGCAGCGGCGGCGGGAAAAGCGCGCGATGGCCGGCGCGATCTAG
- a CDS encoding ribokinase, which produces MVIVIGSINLDLITTVDRLPNPGETVGGDRFSTAPGGKGANQALAAARAGAEVRMIGSVGSDAFAEEALALLRAGGVDLSSVHVSHAATGVALILVGADGENMIAVAPGANAAVLPGDVGKAMMEKGDVVLLQHEIPLSTVEAALRAARKAGAVSILNTAPFRAEAVPLLAEADIVVANETEFDRYAEALGLSGADRVAKMRAFAGTTERTIVVTLGGEGAVAASPGAELSVPSITIEPVDTVGAGDTFCGYLGAGLDEGIGLNAALQRAAVAGALACLKPGAQPAIPVRADVLEALKGAE; this is translated from the coding sequence GTGGTCATCGTCATCGGCTCCATCAATCTCGACCTCATCACCACCGTCGACCGGCTTCCCAATCCGGGAGAGACGGTCGGCGGCGACCGATTCTCGACCGCTCCGGGCGGCAAGGGGGCCAACCAGGCACTCGCCGCCGCGCGCGCCGGCGCGGAGGTCCGCATGATCGGCTCGGTCGGAAGCGACGCCTTCGCCGAGGAGGCGCTGGCGCTGCTTCGCGCCGGCGGCGTCGACCTGTCCAGCGTCCACGTCTCCCATGCGGCCACCGGCGTGGCGCTCATCCTGGTCGGCGCCGACGGTGAGAACATGATTGCCGTCGCGCCCGGCGCCAATGCCGCCGTGCTGCCGGGCGACGTCGGCAAGGCTATGATGGAGAAGGGCGACGTCGTGCTCCTCCAGCACGAGATTCCGCTCTCTACCGTCGAAGCCGCGCTTCGGGCTGCCCGCAAGGCCGGCGCCGTGTCGATCCTGAACACGGCCCCCTTCCGCGCCGAGGCGGTTCCCCTGCTCGCCGAGGCCGACATCGTCGTCGCCAACGAGACGGAGTTTGACCGCTATGCCGAGGCGCTCGGACTTTCCGGCGCCGACCGCGTGGCGAAAATGCGCGCGTTTGCCGGCACCACCGAGAGGACGATCGTGGTGACGCTGGGCGGCGAGGGCGCCGTCGCCGCCTCGCCGGGTGCCGAGCTTTCGGTGCCCTCGATCACCATCGAGCCCGTCGACACCGTCGGGGCGGGCGACACGTTCTGCGGCTATCTCGGCGCGGGTCTGGACGAAGGGATCGGCTTGAACGCCGCGCTGCAGCGCGCCGCGGTCGCCGGAGCGCTCGCCTGCCTCAAACCCGGCGCCCAGCCGGCAATCCCGGTGCGAGCCGATGTGCTGGAGGCCTTGAAGGGCGCGGAGTAG
- a CDS encoding methylated-DNA--[protein]-cysteine S-methyltransferase, producing the protein MNAQTAILQKDVTPAPHAADFGDYEVVRKVIEKISRDYRDQPSLEELADAVGETPTGLQKLFTRWAGLSPKAFLQAVTLDHARRLLDEGLPLLETSFELGMSGPGRLHDLFVTHEAMSPGDYKSRGAGLTIRYGYHVSPFGIALVMATDRGLAGLAFCDAGEEKAAFADMSGRWPNATYVEDLSATAPYAARIFEPSRWRGEEPLRVVLIGTDFQVRVWEALLDIPMGRAKPYSRIAAEIGAPKASRAVGAAIGANPVSFVVPCHRAVGKSGALTGYHWGLTRKRAILGWEAGRIAG; encoded by the coding sequence ATGAACGCCCAGACCGCAATCCTCCAGAAAGACGTCACGCCCGCTCCGCACGCCGCCGATTTCGGCGACTACGAGGTCGTGCGCAAGGTGATCGAGAAGATCAGCCGCGACTACCGCGACCAGCCGTCGCTGGAAGAGCTCGCCGATGCCGTCGGCGAAACGCCCACGGGCTTGCAAAAGCTGTTCACGCGCTGGGCGGGGTTGTCACCGAAGGCCTTCCTCCAGGCGGTCACGCTCGACCACGCGCGGCGGCTTCTCGACGAAGGCCTGCCGCTGCTCGAAACCTCGTTCGAACTCGGCATGTCCGGTCCCGGGCGCCTGCACGACCTCTTCGTCACGCACGAGGCCATGTCGCCGGGGGACTACAAGTCGCGCGGCGCGGGGCTGACGATCCGCTACGGCTACCACGTCTCGCCCTTCGGCATCGCGCTGGTCATGGCCACCGACCGGGGCCTGGCCGGGCTCGCCTTCTGCGACGCGGGCGAGGAGAAGGCCGCCTTCGCCGACATGTCGGGACGCTGGCCGAACGCCACCTATGTCGAGGACCTGTCGGCCACGGCGCCCTATGCCGCCCGCATCTTCGAACCGTCCCGCTGGCGTGGCGAGGAACCGCTAAGGGTGGTGCTGATCGGCACCGATTTCCAGGTACGGGTCTGGGAGGCGCTGCTCGACATTCCCATGGGGCGGGCCAAGCCCTATTCGCGCATCGCCGCCGAGATCGGCGCGCCGAAGGCGAGCCGCGCCGTGGGCGCCGCGATCGGCGCCAATCCCGTGTCCTTCGTCGTGCCATGCCATCGGGCGGTCGGAAAATCCGGCGCGCTGACCGGCTACCATTGGGGCCTGACGCGCAAGCGCGCCATTCTGGGATGGGAAGCGGGCCGGATCGCGGGATAG
- a CDS encoding polyhydroxyalkanoate depolymerase has product MFYQLYALSHAAAQPYRAFADAARLFYSNPLNPLSHTPFGRTAAAMAELFERTTRRYGKPEFGLTSTVVDWKQVKVSEEIVWSRPFCDLIHFERAIPAGRRPDPKLLIVAPMSGHYATLLRGTVEAMLPHADVYITDWADARMVPLSEGRFDLDDYIDYVIDMLHELGPNVHVMGVCQPAVPVIAAVALMEARGDPMSPSTMTLMGGPIDTRKNPTAVNLLAEEKGIEWFRKNVIMQVPWPEPGFMRDVYPGFLQLSGFMSMNLDRHIIAHKDFFMHLVKHDGDSAEKHRDFYDEYLAVMDLTAEFYLQTVETVFVNHDLPKGTMKHRGEPVDLTAIRSVALMTVEGENDDISGLGQTKAAQTLCVNIPADYRVHYMQPAVGHYGVFNGSRFRSEIVPRIADFITSYGKESRTAIRPRLVKSDKAKAQN; this is encoded by the coding sequence ATGTTCTATCAGCTCTACGCGTTGAGTCATGCTGCGGCGCAGCCCTACCGCGCCTTCGCCGACGCAGCGCGGCTGTTCTATTCGAACCCGCTCAATCCCCTCTCGCACACGCCTTTCGGTCGCACCGCCGCGGCGATGGCGGAACTGTTCGAGCGGACGACCCGCCGCTATGGGAAGCCGGAATTCGGTCTGACGTCGACGGTAGTGGACTGGAAGCAGGTGAAGGTCTCCGAGGAAATCGTCTGGAGCCGTCCCTTCTGCGACCTGATCCACTTCGAACGGGCCATACCGGCCGGCCGGCGCCCCGACCCCAAGCTCCTGATCGTGGCACCCATGTCGGGGCACTACGCCACGCTGTTGCGCGGCACGGTGGAAGCCATGCTTCCCCATGCGGACGTCTACATCACCGACTGGGCGGATGCCCGCATGGTGCCGCTGTCGGAGGGTCGCTTCGACCTCGACGACTATATCGACTACGTCATCGACATGCTGCACGAGCTTGGCCCGAACGTGCACGTCATGGGCGTGTGCCAGCCGGCGGTGCCCGTCATCGCGGCGGTGGCGCTGATGGAAGCGCGCGGCGATCCGATGTCGCCCTCGACCATGACGCTGATGGGCGGTCCGATCGACACGCGCAAGAACCCAACCGCGGTCAATTTGCTGGCCGAGGAGAAGGGCATCGAGTGGTTCCGAAAGAACGTCATCATGCAGGTGCCGTGGCCGGAACCCGGTTTCATGCGCGACGTCTATCCAGGCTTCCTGCAGCTTTCCGGGTTCATGAGCATGAACCTCGACCGGCACATCATCGCCCACAAGGACTTCTTCATGCACTTGGTCAAGCATGACGGGGACTCGGCCGAGAAGCACCGCGACTTCTACGACGAGTATCTTGCCGTGATGGACCTGACGGCGGAGTTCTATCTCCAGACGGTGGAAACTGTCTTCGTCAACCACGATCTGCCGAAAGGCACGATGAAGCACCGGGGAGAGCCGGTCGACCTGACCGCGATTCGCTCGGTCGCCCTGATGACCGTCGAGGGCGAAAACGACGACATTTCGGGCCTCGGGCAGACGAAGGCCGCCCAGACCCTGTGCGTCAACATCCCGGCCGACTATCGCGTGCACTACATGCAGCCCGCGGTCGGGCACTACGGCGTCTTCAACGGCTCCCGCTTCCGTTCCGAGATCGTGCCGCGCATCGCCGACTTCATCACCAGCTACGGCAAGGAAAGCCGCACGGCCATCCGTCCCCGGCTCGTGAAATCGGACAAAGCCAAGGCGCAGAACTGA
- a CDS encoding DUF2244 domain-containing protein encodes MHETNAADEPIFSALLTPHRSLGPRGFAILMGIIGTISFSIGLLFWSIGAWPIVGFFGLDVLLIYGAFRMNYRAARAREEVSVSRTRLDIRKFAPSGRSESHQFNPFWAKFAVSRHEEIGITRMAVEGQGRNVTIGSFLNPDDRESFATAFGRALATAKAG; translated from the coding sequence ATGCACGAAACAAACGCCGCGGACGAGCCGATTTTCAGCGCGCTGCTGACGCCGCACCGTTCGCTCGGCCCCAGGGGTTTCGCCATCCTCATGGGCATCATCGGCACCATCTCGTTCTCGATCGGCCTTCTTTTCTGGTCCATCGGCGCCTGGCCGATCGTCGGCTTCTTCGGGCTCGACGTGCTCCTCATCTACGGCGCGTTCCGGATGAACTATCGCGCTGCGCGTGCCCGCGAGGAGGTAAGTGTTTCGCGCACGCGGCTCGACATCCGCAAGTTCGCGCCGTCGGGGCGCAGCGAGTCGCATCAGTTCAACCCGTTCTGGGCGAAATTCGCGGTGTCGCGCCATGAGGAAATCGGCATCACGCGGATGGCCGTCGAGGGTCAGGGCCGCAATGTCACGATCGGCAGCTTCCTCAATCCGGACGACCGCGAAAGCTTCGCGACCGCCTTCGGCCGCGCGCTCGCGACGGCGAAGGCCGGCTGA
- a CDS encoding nucleoside hydrolase, whose amino-acid sequence MGTPRKIIIDTDPGQDDAVAILLALASPELDVLGITAVAGNVPLALTEKNARKICELAGRPETRVFAGCVRPLVRGLVTAEHIHGRTGLDGPELPEPAMPLQEKHAVDFIVETLLAEDEKAVTLCTLGPLTNIAAALNRAPQIAPRVRELVLMGGGFFEGGNVTPAAEFNIHVDPHAAEVVFNAGIPLVVMPLDVTHKALTTAKRVEAFRALGTRVGTATAELLEFFERYDEEKYGSDGGPLHDPCVIAYLIRPELFGGRHCNVAIETASELTMGMTVVDWWGVTGREKNATVMRDVDSDGFFALLTERLGRL is encoded by the coding sequence ATGGGTACCCCGCGCAAGATCATCATCGACACCGATCCCGGCCAGGACGACGCCGTCGCGATCCTGCTCGCGCTGGCCAGTCCCGAGCTGGACGTGCTCGGCATCACCGCTGTCGCGGGCAACGTTCCGCTAGCGTTGACGGAGAAGAACGCGCGCAAGATCTGCGAACTTGCCGGCAGGCCGGAGACCAGGGTCTTCGCCGGCTGCGTGCGGCCGCTGGTGCGCGGGCTCGTCACGGCCGAGCACATCCACGGGCGCACTGGCCTCGACGGTCCGGAGCTTCCCGAGCCTGCAATGCCGCTCCAGGAGAAGCACGCGGTCGACTTCATCGTCGAGACGCTGCTTGCCGAGGACGAGAAGGCCGTCACGCTCTGCACGCTCGGGCCGCTCACCAACATCGCCGCAGCTCTCAATCGCGCGCCACAGATCGCGCCGCGCGTCCGCGAGCTCGTCCTGATGGGGGGCGGCTTCTTCGAAGGCGGCAATGTCACGCCGGCGGCGGAATTCAACATCCATGTCGACCCCCACGCGGCGGAGGTCGTCTTCAACGCCGGAATACCGCTGGTCGTGATGCCGCTCGACGTCACCCACAAGGCGCTGACCACCGCAAAGAGGGTGGAAGCCTTCCGCGCGCTCGGCACGCGGGTCGGCACCGCAACGGCGGAGCTGCTGGAGTTCTTCGAGCGCTACGACGAGGAGAAGTACGGCAGCGACGGCGGACCGCTGCACGACCCATGCGTGATCGCCTATCTGATCCGTCCCGAACTCTTCGGCGGCCGCCACTGCAATGTCGCGATCGAGACCGCTTCCGAACTCACCATGGGCATGACGGTGGTCGACTGGTGGGGCGTCACCGGACGAGAGAAGAACGCCACGGTGATGCGCGACGTCGATTCCGACGGCTTCTTCGCGCTTTTGACGGAGCGGCTCGGGCGTCTCTGA
- the hpf gene encoding ribosome hibernation-promoting factor, HPF/YfiA family produces the protein MGLRISGKQMEMGEAFRTRIDQRIEEAISKYFDGGFSGHVTVEKSGSRFSADCMIHLDTGMALQAEGQALDPQLAFDAAAERIEKRLRRYKRRLKSHQAASPEEAVWTDIPYRIVAAVADEEDEVAEDYAPTVVAETSLVLKTMSVASAVIELDTKDSPVYVFRNAATDTVNIVYRRADGNIGWIDPSAVASN, from the coding sequence ATGGGCCTGCGCATATCCGGCAAGCAGATGGAAATGGGTGAGGCGTTCCGCACCCGAATCGATCAGAGGATCGAGGAAGCGATCTCGAAATATTTCGATGGAGGGTTCTCCGGCCACGTTACGGTGGAAAAGTCCGGATCGCGCTTCTCGGCCGACTGCATGATTCACCTGGATACCGGAATGGCGCTCCAGGCCGAGGGACAGGCGCTGGATCCCCAGCTTGCCTTCGACGCCGCGGCCGAACGCATCGAGAAGCGCCTGCGCCGCTACAAGCGCCGCCTCAAGTCGCACCAGGCCGCATCGCCGGAAGAGGCGGTCTGGACCGATATCCCCTACAGGATCGTCGCCGCGGTGGCCGATGAGGAGGACGAAGTCGCGGAAGACTACGCGCCGACCGTCGTCGCCGAGACCTCGCTCGTGCTCAAGACCATGAGCGTGGCCTCCGCCGTCATCGAACTCGACACCAAGGACAGCCCGGTCTACGTTTTCCGCAACGCAGCGACGGACACGGTCAACATCGTCTACCGGCGCGCCGACGGGAACATCGGCTGGATCGATCCATCCGCCGTGGCATCGAACTGA
- a CDS encoding DUF1150 family protein, whose protein sequence is MTEQERNSTMTADQFAHLGEGALAYLKKVKSEELKGRFPGMPEIAPGLELWALFAANGQPILLTDERDSALGAAMQNDLTAVSIH, encoded by the coding sequence ATGACTGAACAAGAACGGAATTCCACGATGACGGCGGACCAGTTCGCCCACCTCGGAGAAGGCGCTCTCGCCTATCTCAAGAAGGTGAAGAGCGAGGAACTGAAGGGCCGCTTCCCTGGCATGCCCGAGATCGCTCCGGGCCTGGAACTCTGGGCGCTCTTCGCGGCCAATGGCCAGCCGATCCTCCTGACGGACGAGCGCGACAGCGCGCTGGGAGCCGCCATGCAGAACGATCTCACCGCCGTCAGCATTCACTGA